Proteins encoded in a region of the Balaenoptera musculus isolate JJ_BM4_2016_0621 chromosome 5, mBalMus1.pri.v3, whole genome shotgun sequence genome:
- the LOC118895810 gene encoding LOW QUALITY PROTEIN: ribose-phosphate pyrophosphokinase 2-like (The sequence of the model RefSeq protein was modified relative to this genomic sequence to represent the inferred CDS: inserted 3 bases in 2 codons), which yields MPNIVLCSGSSHQDLSQRVANRLGLEPGKVVTKKFSNQETSVEIGESVXGEDVYIIQSGCGEANGNLMELLIMINACKVASSSTVTAVIPCFPYARQDKKDKSRAPISAKLVAKMLSVAGADHIITLDLHASPIQGFFDIPVDNLYVEPAALHWIRENITEWRNCIVSPDAGSAKRVMSIADRLNVEFALIHKERKKAKEVDRMVLVGDAKDHVAILVDDMADTCGTICHAADKLLSAGATKVYAILTHGIFSGPAISRINNAAFDAVVINTVPXEDKMKHCSKIQVIDISMILAEAIQRTHSGESASYLFSHVPL from the exons ATGCCCAACATTGTGCTCTGCAGCGGCAGCTCGCACCAGGACCTGTCCCAGCGCGTGGCTAACCGGCTGGGCCTGGAGCCAGGCAAGGTGGTCACTAAGAAGTTCAGCAACCAGGAGACCAGCGTCGAGATTGGCGAAAGTG AGGGGGAAGATGTGTACATCATCCAGAGTGGCTGCGGAGAAGCCAACGGCAACCTGATGGAACTCCTCATCATGATCAACGCCTGCAAGGTCGCGTCATCCTCCACGGTGACCGCCGTGATCCCGTGCTTCCCGTACGCCCGCCAAGACAAAAAGGACAAGAGTCGTGCTCCGATTTCGGCGAAACTTGTGGCCAAGATGCTCTCGGTCGCTGGGGCGGATCACATCATCACCCTGGACCTGCATGCCTCTCCGATCCAGGGGTTCTTTGATATCCCCGTGGATAACTTGTACGTGGAGCCCGCGGCCCTGCATTGGATTCGGGAGAACATCACCGAGTGGAGAAACTGCATCGTTTCACCTGACGCCGGGAGCGCCAAAAGGGTCATGTCAATCGCAGACAGGTTGAATGTGGAATTTGCCTTGATTcacaaggagaggaagaaggcaaaGGAAGTGGACCGGATGGTGCTGGTGGGCGATGCGAAGGACCACGTGGCCATCCTTGTGGATGACATGGCCGACACATGTGGCACCATTTGCCATGCTGCGGACAAGCTACTCTCGGCCGGAGCCACCAAAGTTTATGCTATCCTTACCCATGGGATCTTCTCTGGGCCAGCTATTTCCAGAATAAATAATGCCGCCTTTGACGCTGTTGTGATAAACACTGTCCC AGAGGACAAAATGAAACACTGCTCCAAGATTCAGGTTATTGACATTTCGATGATCTTGGCAGAGGCGATTCAAAGGACCCACAGCGGTGAATCTGCATCTTACCTGTTCAGCCACGTCCCACTGTAA